The Lactuca sativa cultivar Salinas chromosome 2, Lsat_Salinas_v11, whole genome shotgun sequence genome includes a window with the following:
- the LOC111898023 gene encoding peroxisomal membrane protein 11-4, translating to MNDKVDKLVIFLAKRDGIDKLVKTFQYVSKLLVWHLETTNPNAAHRAKQCEVASGLSRKAFRTGRFLTGFNALRRNPGPTPTYRVLSVFANAGEMVYFFFDHFLWLSRTGVLDANLARRMSFISAFGESLGYVFFCVIEFSMIKEGIEEERRIRRSLLAESKEKGDEIKKIKADRVMRLMAVAANLADLIIGLADIEPNPFCNHAVTLGISGLVSAWAGWYRNWPT from the coding sequence ATGAATGACAAAGTAGACAAGCTAGTGATCTTCCTGGCAAAAAGAGATGGGATTGACAAGCTTGTCAAAACCTTCCAATATGTCTCTAAACTCCTTGTTTGGCACCTCGAAACCACTAATCCAAACGCAGCCCATCGAGCCAAACAGTGTGAGGTGGCATCAGGGTTGAGCCGGAAAGCCTTCAGAACCGGCCGGTTTCTCACGGGCTTCAACGCCCTTAGGAGAAACCCTGGCCCAACCCCGACTTACAGGGTTCTATCGGTCTTTGCTAACGCAGGGGAAATGGTCTATTTTTTCTTTGATCATTTCCTTTGGTTATCAAGGACTGGAGTTCTGGATGCAAATCTGGCTCGAAGAATGAGTTTCATATCAGCGTTTGGAGAATCGCTTGGGTATGTgtttttttgtgttattgaaTTTAGTATGATCAAAGAAGGGATTGAAGAAGAAAGAAGGATTCGAAGGAGTTTATTAGCAGAATCAAAGGAAAAAGGTGATGAAATTAAGAAGATTAAGGCTGATAGAGTGATGAGATTAATGGCTGTGGCTGCTAATTTGGCTGATTTGATCATTGGCCTAGCTGATATCGAGCCCAATCCATTTTGTAATCATGCTGTAACACTTGGGATTAGTGGGCTGGTGTCTGCATGGGCTGGATGGTATAGAAATTGGCCAACTTGA